CAACGAGTATGTTGATGCGTACATTTCCTTAAGGAAATTGGCTACTCCCCAATGACGGGCGCAACCTTACCATATTCCAGACGGCAAAGACAATAACTGGAGAATAACCTTTTGGTTATAAATGAGAATGGTTTTCGCTTAATGACAGGACGTGAACATCTTGTTAAGAATTAAGGCAAGGAACCGGGCAAAAATATAGCACGGGCTATAAGCATGGTTATTTTTTATTCGCAAAAATAGCCTGTGCTATATTTTTAATTTATTGATTATTAACCATAAAATGATAAATTCTCTCAAGATCGTCGATATTTTTTACCCGGATAAGCAAGCGACGTTTATCTAATTGCATCACCAGCACGCCGTCTTCCGATAAATTCATCGCTTTAATGTGGTTATATTTCACCCAGCCGCCAGCAAAGAAAAAGCCTTCACGCTTGAAGCGTATTTGCGGCTCTCTGATCCAGAAAAGATAAATGGCGAGTAATCCCAGCGCGCCCAACAGCCAGGTCGTGAGCAGGGCACCGTGCGATGCCACATTCTGCCAGATAAGGATGGCGACCAGACCGGTGAAAATCAGGCTGTCAGCACGTCCGCGTTTGAGCAAGGGCACACGCAGCAGCGTTTTCCCGTGTCGACGTTCAGTGCCCCACTGGTCATAAATGGCCCATCCCAGCAGCGCGATAATAAAAATGACCAGAACTCCATCAGTCAACGTCATGCCGTCTCCCTTAAATAAAAAAGCCGGGAGCCGCTGGCCCCCGGCGCATGATATTAACCGTTACTGGCCGAGCAGGCCGACCGCGTAACCGGCGATACCAATCACAAAGAACCCCACGATAATCCACAACGGGTTCACTTTTTTAC
This sequence is a window from Cronobacter sakazakii. Protein-coding genes within it:
- a CDS encoding DUF986 family protein, with translation MTLTDGVLVIFIIALLGWAIYDQWGTERRHGKTLLRVPLLKRGRADSLIFTGLVAILIWQNVASHGALLTTWLLGALGLLAIYLFWIREPQIRFKREGFFFAGGWVKYNHIKAMNLSEDGVLVMQLDKRRLLIRVKNIDDLERIYHFMVNNQ